The DNA window AGAACTCCAATGAGCTCCGTATTAAGCTTAGGGGCATCCAGGAGCTTGCAATTGCTTGGAATAAGCAGGTTTTCTAGAAGCTTCTCCTTATTCTGTTTGGATATTCCTTCTAGCAGGATCTTGTCAATGGTATTAAAGATCTCCTTGTGAATTTCATCACCATATTGTCTGATTCCACCAGCCGACTCCCCTAATGCAGACAAGAACTCATTGTCTAGTTCCGAGTTCAGAACCTGGGCCACGCCCATGCCTGTGTCAGGCTCTTGGGCCTCGCCCATGTCTTGTTCAGGCTCTTGGGCCTCGCCCATGTCTTGTTCAGGCTCTTGGGCCTCGCCCATGTCTTGGTCAGGCTCTTGGGCCTCGCCAAAATCTGTGTCGGCGTTCACATTTTCATCTTGGGCCACGCCCGTGTCTGAGTTAGCTTCATCGTGATCCAACTCCTCTATTACTTCAGGGTCTAGCTCCTGGTGTTGAGCTAAAAAATATAAGATTTCTTTAGAATTTTTAACTTTATCCCACGGATAAAGGCAGTCCCGTCACACGGGAGTGCAAATATTCACCTCTTAAAAATCTTTATCGCACCGATAAAGCACATGGCGTCACACGACATGTGAATAAGTGAGGTTATGAAAATTTTTTGATTTATTTGTAATGTATATATATTCACTTACAAATATCCCCACGGGACCTTTgtacattatttaaattgttgTAATACACATCTAAAGCACTAGAATTTATAAGGAAGGCTGATTGATTTGGCCCAATACTTACCATTAGACTCGCGGTATTTCGCCAGTCTTTTCTCTAACCTTTCTATTTTATGTTGCAGATTTTCATTTTTTCTCTTAGGCATGGTTTATTCTTCAGAAAAAACAACTTAAACCAATAATTTTCGtattatcaaaattaaaatcttaTAATTGTATCGGTCGCGTTGAGCGCAAAAGGAAAAGTGAGTGTTGCCAGACGATGacgtttttactttttaatggtATCTCTAAACTTGCGTATGTAGCAGCGGAAAAGGGAGAACTACACTGTTAAATTGTCTAGGACTAAATGCGAATATAATCTTCAGATTCTAGTGAAACAGATGGTGAGTTACTATTTGTTTCTAGCTATTTCTCATAAGCTGATGAGATTCTATTGGAAATGTGATGCGTTTTTGCTAATTGCGGGCATTGACTGTCACACATAACTTTTGTAACAGCTTGAGGTCAAATTTTAGACCTATCTCAAAGACTGTGATGCGTATTTGCTAATTACGGGCTCTTACTGTCACAATTATGTCTGTTTGAGGTCAAATGACCTGTTTTGAGGATTGTGATGCGTATTTGCTAATTACGGGCTCTTACTGTCACGCTATTCCTTCCTCGGCTCAATTGTACAACAAAATACAGAACGTATTGTTCTTTTCAGACAACATGATAGTTGATTCTGAAGAACGTTATGAGCGAAGCTCGTCGCCGCGCGGCCACGTGgcctcgccgccgccgcctcgcACCGCAGCGCCGCCGCCAACCCCAGCGCTGGACTCGCCGCAGCAACCACCGTCCCAGCCCCCGACGCAACAAGAGCCGCTGCGACCAGCCTCTCCGCGCCCAGGTCCGTCGTCTGCTCCAGATCTACCAGAGACACAACCCCAGGTACTTTCGTCTTCAGCGGGGGATCAAGAACTCGATGACAACATTTTGCTAATGCTAGGTGATGCTCCAAAACCAGAACTGGCGTTAGGCGACAGCACTGCCGTCAAATGGTAAAACGCTGCAACTCGAGTTACAGCGTTTTAAGTTGCCTTGAATCAAATGATTCCTTTTATGTTATTCTATCATCCccttttttcagatttttgaTATCTCTTTTAATTAAGGCTGTAGAAAACTGTCAAAACGCGGCAACTATGGTCTGGGCGTACCAAAACATTGCAACAGCAATTGCCGCGTTTTTATTTGAAATTCATGATGATTTTGGGTTAGGCAGAACGCTACAAGTGCTACTTGCAGCGTTTTGCTTGGATTAGAATATTATTACATTAAGAGCATGGAAAACGCCAAAACGCGGCAAGTGACTGAAAAAAAAGGGATAGTAATATCGTTTATCGTAACAAAGAGTGAGATGAAATGTTTTCTTTAAATCtgagtatacctacatattttaaattgtttttaatgACCTCCTGCTTAATTTGTAAAGGACATTTATAGAGTTAGAAATAACAAGGACAACTCCAATACTTCTACGATAATAATGGAAACTACAACGACACTTCTAAAAAATGAAATACTTTCCAAATGTAAAACATTCAATATGAAGAAATCTGAACACCTATGTGCTAAACATCTGGGCATAAAAACTAACTCTGACACCCCTATTTATGTGGCTGAACAGCTGacgccgcatgcggcccgcctACATTTTCTGGCCAGAGAGCTAAAAAGAGCCAATTTATTCAAATACTGTTGGACAAATTACGGCCGCGTATATGTCAGAAAGGAAGACAATTCCcctattattttggtgtcaagTGAAGAACAAATCGAACGACTCCGAAAAGAAAATCCCCATGGTCACGGTTACAACCACAGCATTTCCACTGCACAACGGAGTCAAAACTTTAGTGGAAATTGActatatagtaacagcaccagtcatgggacatttaagaggaaatttggagtatttatgatatttcccttgtacatgtaaatggtcttccgcttagcgtgttaaaagatgaaagtcctatccgcctttcatgttttaggcgtgttgtatcaaagatactgcaatgagtttccacataattaacaaattaaaactatgctttttttctccagtcatggacaccaaagctccagtaatgggcccccggtaatggacgtggatccagtaatgggccccctataatggacattgctctatcagtataaaatattgaaatggggaataagttatggcaaaaaaatcaatttttggtataagcttttatcgctgaatgtatttttctttccacagccaattattattgcattagatttatcgagacaattctaatatacccaaacacaattagttaaggtttattgcgataatgttcccatggccacctcctgtctccatcatcagatcaagtccatgttatcataatattgcattatcatccgatttgcatacttaattacgtacttacacaaaatttcaactgaatcggaaatcgaaaagtgggtcaaattcagctaccaagatttgacccacactaactaacaaggcaagttaaataaaagtttggaaaaacgatattaatttatcctaagtccgagaatacctcctggttgacatatttcgtaactacattttacttctgtattgtttaaaacatgaaattatggcatggcaagcatcattatgtcaattgtcccatcataggaggtatgtagttttacagctcctataatgggattgggccaaataccacaatttttttacatctgtggagtcacaacatagtgtgttgtataccttatctcatggtaaatgcaattaacaaaacacattctagttttcatcaagtattaactaattaaaatctaataaattaactcacctctcttagcgaagttgttaagaatttttagtgatattttttttcagtggcaagacaacttttgggttgacgcacatttcttaaaaaataaccgaatttaataaaaattcaaacataatcagctctaggactcttatttatgataaaaatatatccagtgtttataaactacttttatatacttattttagaggaattgtgttttttgtcccattactggttccgtgcccattatagggtatactactatatattAGTGTAAGTTACAATAGACTAGAtaaaattaccaattttttaatTGCCTATGTGAGTGCCCTATGCGTCTTTTTTAAACTATTACAATTATGTTTCGCTCCATTCACAATGTACATCTGTTCAACCTTTAAAGATTTATGCTGCGCATCATCACTGCGCACTCAGACTCGTAATCGTAAACCAGACTTCGTAGACGTACAAGGCAACACACGTACTGGCAACCCCACCGCCCTATTCTGTAATACTaaaatttgtataattataaataatgtaataatcTTAATGCTAAACTCAAAGCTAGTTATAATTAATATATCGTATAGAGCAACCTCCTTTGCATTATGTGCTCCTAGTAATAGTTTCCTACAGTGGCTAACGAATATCCTTCTACAAAGCTCTCActttcacacacacacacatgatACAATTCACACTTCGACAAGTATGTATACTTATATTATCTATGCAACTTATCTATCCTCAATTAATCTATACAACCCATGTGCCCCTGGTAGTCAGGTTTTAACACCCTACACTGATGTCATTATCAAACACTACGCAATTCTCAGTCTAATAACGTGCAACAACTCCCCAACTCTATGCTACCCTAGTAACTGTAACCAAAAGTTTGATACCTTTTCGCTATTTTATGAACACCCCCCCATACCACACCCTCACAAAAGTCTCATTCATCTATTTTATGGATAGTCGACTTTCAACACTAAATGACATAGACCACACAGAGATAACATTTGCTTGTAAATGTGACGTCCAGAATCTATCCAAGCGTATATCTGTATCTAAGGACGATTTAACAATTATTGCTCAAAATATTCGTAGCATATATGCAAACCTTGACGATCTACATATTACTCTTTCGAACCTAGATTTACGGGTAGACATCCTAATATTGACTGAGTGTAGACCTGATCCCCATAAGCCTATTCCAATAATTCCCAATTACATGTCTTTGGCAACTGTTAATAACCACAACCAAAATGATGGGGTGGTGAGCTACACGAGGAGTTATCTGAACTCGGTAACACGTGAAATTAAGCATAGTGATGCTACTTGCGTTCAGGTAAAAATAGGACATGCAGTCATACTAGGCATTTATCGCTCTCCGGCTAACACTGATGCCTCTAGCTTTCTTACCTCACTAGAAGCTCATCTAAACACTATTAAAACAGTTAAAACGATAATAATTACTGGGGACCTTAATATTAATCTTATTCCTAGGTCTCAAGAGTCCTCCTCTAACAGAACTAATAGaaacaattatttaaatatgcTTTCTACCTTTGGATTCCTCCCTAGCCACACGCTACCTACAAGGGGTGCTAACTGTCTGGatcattttatgattaaatCTGACCCTTGTAAAACCTCAGCCTTCACAGCTATTCTAAATACATCTATTACAGACCACCTTACAATATTTCTAGCCCTATCAAACATGGTTCAAAATAAACACCCTAGAGTAGCTAAACACATAAATTACCCGAAAGCTCTTATCATTCTTATGGATAAAAACTTGGACTCCTTACTACTTAGTGACAATCCAGTGTTTATCTTAGAGCAGTTAGTACATGGACTACAGGAATCCCTAAAAGAAAGCAAATCAATGAGTAGAATTCCTAAAAAACAGAGGACTGTTAAGCCCTGGATGACCAAAGGGATTCTTAGATGTATTTATAACAGAAATAATTTACAGAAGAAGTGTAGACTGGATCCTAATAACGAGATTTTGAAGGTCACCTTCAGAAGATATCGTAACTTCTGTAACAATATAATTAAGAAGTCTAAGAGAGCATATGATAGGGATATCCTAGCAAAATCAGCACAAAATCCGAAGGCGTTATGGAACACAATAAAAAACATAACCAACTACAAACCGAGAGATAATCATAACATAGACTTGCTTAACTCAGGACCATCATCTTCTGTTGCAGTTAATAATGTTAACAATTTTTTTGCTGACACAGGGAAAAAACTAGCAGAGGCCATTATAGTTAATAATCATCAGTCCCTGTATACCCTTCCATCCAATGCTCAACAATCTTTTGTCATGCTTGAAACAGATCCAATGGTAGTCGACCAAGTCTTGTCTAGCCTTAAGAGTAGCAGTGCCCCCGGTTTTGATGGAATACCTACAAAGTTTTTAAAACTAGCCAGAGCCGTCGTTGTGCCGATCATAAGTAAACTTACCAATCTCTGCTTTGCCCAGAGAGTCTTCCCGGAACAGCTCAAGAAAGCCATCGTTACCCCGATTTATAAGAGTGGAGAGAGAGCTGACGTCAATAATTACCGCCCTATCTCCGTACTGCCTGCTATCTCAAAGTTGGTGGAAAAGTTAATTAACGTCAGACTTGTTGGTTATCTCAccaaatttaatatactttctgATTCGCAGTATGGATTCAGGCGTGGTAAATCTACGGAAGATGCGGTTTTAGCACTCACAACAGAAATTACTCGACAGGTAGATAAAGGAAACAAATGCCTTGCCATATTTTTGGACTTACGGAAAGCGTTCGACACTGTCTCTCTCCCCACTCTAATCCATAAACTTGAGCACATGGGCATCCGGGGAAAACCTCTTGAGTTATTGACAAGCTACCTTTCTGGTCGCACTCAATCCGTTAGGATTGGTAGCGAAATTAGCAGTGTAAGATCCATATCTTATGGGGTCCCTCAAGGAAGCGTTCTGGGGCCTACGCTCTTTTTAACCTATATCAACGACCTGACTAATCTCCCCGTCGAGGGAGGCCGTGTGTTCTCATATGCGGACGACACTGCAATTGTCTTTAAAGATCGCTCTTGGAAGGCTGTATATAACAAGGCGCAACAGGGTCTACTCAAGGTTAACCAATGGCTACAACTTAACCTCCTTACTCTAAATACTGCCAAGACCAATTACATGTGTTTTTCAAAGTATGAGAACACACAGCCCCCATCTCACCTCAAACTAATAATACACAAGTGTGACCTAACTACAACTGCAAATTGTAATTGTATTACAATTGAAAAAGTACCTACTGTTAAATACCTTGGTATAATCCTGGACCAAAGGCTCTCTTGGAACTTTCACATTGAATATCTAAATGGTAATGAATACGCAAGCTCATCTGGATCTTTAAAACCTTAAAACACATAGCCTCACCTTCTCTACTAAAGCAAATTTACACTGCATTGGCCCAATCCATAATGAGCTATTGTATCCCAGTTTGGGGGGGCAGCATTAAAACGAAATTCATAGAAGTCGAAAGAGCACAAAGATGTCTCATTAAAGTCATGCTTTCGAAGCCGTACAGGCATCCTACTGCTGAATTATACAAAGAATGCGGTCTTCTCTCAATGCGCAAACTGTATATAGTTAGCGCTATTGTAAAAGTGCACAAGACTCAGAATTATAACCCTACCACTGCGGGACGTCGGAGACGAAACAATGTGGCCCCTAGACCTCTAACTAAATCTAAATTTGCTCAGAGACAATTCGCTGCACAATCTGcctatttatacaatactatCAATAAACTCATTAATATATATCCGCTACAACTATTTGATTGCAAAACTGCAACCATGGACTGGTTAAAAACACAAACATATGCAAATACTGAGGCGCTACTTACCTGCATCACATAGTCTGGCCACAACTGATTAAAAACATGACTTAACCTGTTTAATTAACATATCGCATTAAAGCTTTTGCTTATATACTCACCTTCAGACACACACACTCTCTCTCTCAcccacacacacaaacacacacacacccgcacacacacacacacacacacacacacacgcacgcacacacacacacacacaggctCTAAATATAAAATTAGGAATTCTTTTAATCCTGCATTTGTGGAAGAGCGGGGTTTTCTGTCACAAGCATATCTGTTGCTTAAAAGAAGATCCCAACCTATATTTAACATAGCATACCTGAAATACTACTGCATACCTAAAATTTCTGCAGTCAACTCTTTGTAGAGACTTCGAAGAAATCATATTTTACGCCGATAATTGCAATgcacaaaacaaaaacaaagttttatttTCAGCATTAATTCGGTTTATAAATCAGCCAGATCAGatcttgaaaaaaattaaaatcgagtACTTTGAACCGGGACACACATATATGACTGCCGATAGTGTTCATGCTAATATTACTcataaaataagtaaacaacAACTTTATGATTTCGATGATTTTGTTAACGTAATCAAAAACAGCAGAAAAAATCTTGATGTTGAGGTACTAAGCCATTTGGATTTTACACTGTTCCCAAATGAAATGAAAGATAAACAACCACCTAATTACGGCATAAGTAAATTGAAGGTTGTCGAATTTCGCAGAGGTTCAAATAACATATTTgtcaaaaataattatgcagcTAGCGAACTGGTCCCAATCAATGCGTTTAAAAAAGAGCTCACCGACACTATAAACGTGAATATCAAATTTGGGTTCAAAAATGATTTGATTGATAATTTGCCAAAGCAACTGACCAAAAGGGGAATacgacaaattaaaaaaaatgacttGTTGAAATTATGTCAATTAATGCCAGAAAATAGGCGATCGTTTTTTGACAAtcttttagtaaataataaatcaaaAGATTTAGATATTCATAATGACAGCGATctgtaattaaattatatgtataatagtGTTTTTTTTCTTGCCGAATAGACTTACATTGTGTTAATTTGAGAAtgtgcagttatttttagttgCTTTTTgcttttgtaattttagtttGACTAAAGTAATATCAATGAATGTTTTCATTGTATATATGGTATTTCACAATTAAAACTgaaatgaaaaatttaattacgtatttcatttatttcattattttacctttttaagAAATACAGTTACGATGTTTTCTTCCTGTAATGAATCAGTTTACGAGTTTTAAACTAAAAGCCAAAACATTGTAACTAGAAAATGATTATGGCAAAATGATGTAACTAGGGAGTTACAGCATTTTGCTAAGACGttctatagattttttttgtaggaTCCTTTTGGCAAAACACTTTATGGctaatatttaagtaaatacactaataaaaaaaaattttttttgtcagctatataaaatgtattattaggtatatattgtgtaaatttcaaccttgtaagtttataaataatatgtgtTTCAAAGGCCGAAACGTTTAAACCTTTAAACGCGTTTTTCTCAAAACTATGTTTTTTGAGTTGCAGCGTTCTACCATTTGACGGCAGAGCATACACAAGGACGTGGCCAGTAGGTGGCATGAAATCTTACTAAAAGGTTTACAAAAGGAGGTTAAAGAAAAGCTTTTTCAAGAGTACCTCGTGCCCAGCAATTGTGACCTCTTAGTTGCTCCTACTCTTAACGCCGAAGCTAAAGCGGCATTAACAGATAGTTCAATAAAAAGAGATCATGCCATAATGGAAAAACAGAAGCAATTAGGAATTGCTCTGTCTGCTCTGGCGCAGGCCATGGATCAATTGCTCAAACCAGAGGCATCTGTGCAAAAAATCTTAAAACCAGTCAGTGATGCTTGTCGTATCTTATGCGATAGTCACTACTTAGAAACAAAAACACGTCGCTACTTCGTAGTTTCGTCAATTAACACCGATCTTAAAGAGACCCTTACTAATACGGTTAGAGACGGTTTCCTTTTCGGAGATAATTTATCTGACAAATTAAAAGCCGCTCAATCTATTCAAAAGTCTGGTGAAACATTAAAACACACACCTAAACCGGTTAACAAtcgttttaataaaaataattttgtacttAACAAAAAGTCGcagaaaaacaatttaaatttcaaacccctGCATCAAAGGACGCAGAGCAAGCCCGATGCAGGGCACTACCGGCCGTCGCCGCGCTCCAGCCGCCCGAGCAGcgcccgcgccccgcgccgctcgtactcgccgcgccgccgcagCTACCGGAGCTACAGGAGATAGCTGAACACGAGGTACGGTACGCAGGACGattacgaaactatacccataAATGGGCACAGATCACTTCTGACCCTACGATTCTTGAATGGACTATCCAGGGGTATAAGATTCCTTTTACCTCTGTGCCTACCAGAAGAGATTGTCCTGCTGTTTATTCCAAGACAAGATCGGAAAGATCTGACTATGAAAAAGCTATCAATAAACTTTTAGAAATCAATGCCATTTCAATATGCGAGCATGATCCCGACGAATTCATTTCTAGTATTTTTCTGGTACCTAAACCAAATGGCGAGAAAAGGTtcattctaaatttaaaatgtcTCAATAAGTTTATCGAAACTCGCCATTTTAAAATGGAAGACTATAGAACCGTGTCTAAATTGATAACGCAGGATTGTTATATGGCTTCTATTGATATTAAAGATGCTTATCTTTTGATTCCTATATATAAACCGCATAGAAAATATCTACGATTTATGTTCAACGATACTTTATTTGCGTTTA is part of the Cydia splendana unplaced genomic scaffold, ilCydSple1.2 scaffold_63_ctg1, whole genome shotgun sequence genome and encodes:
- the LOC134805798 gene encoding uncharacterized protein LOC134805798; translated protein: MTCFEDCDAYLLITGSYCHAIPSSAQLYNKIQNVLFFSDNMIVDSEERYERSSSPRGHVASPPPPRTAAPPPTPALDSPQQPPSQPPTQQEPLRPASPRPGPSSAPDLPETQPQVLSSSAGDQELDDNILLMLGDAPKPELALGDSTASIHKDVASRWHEILLKGLQKEVKEKLFQEYLVPSNCDLLVAPTLNAEAKAALTDSSIKRDHAIMEKQKQLGIALSALAQAMDQLLKPEASVQKILKPVSDACRILCDSHYLETKTRRYFVVSSINTDLKETLTNTVRDGFLFGDNLSDKLKAAQSIQKSGETLKHTPKPVNNRFNKNNFVLNKKSQKNNLNFKPLHQRTQSKPDAGHYRPSPRSSRPSSARAPRRSYSPRRRSYRSYRR